A stretch of Cytophagales bacterium DNA encodes these proteins:
- a CDS encoding EamA family transporter, whose product MNQVLTPGVRYMLYATFTFALMKVFVKAIPHIPAIEIIFFRAIVSLAISFYFLKKQKVSIWGNNKPVLIARGVTGSVALILYFYLLHAIPLATAATLQYLAPIFTTVLGVFIVKEKVNPWQWVFFAISFVGVMVVQGFDVRISYLHLGIGIATSFFMGLAYNFVRKLNTTEHPLVIILYFPLVLLPIGAVWSYFVWVTPVGWDWLMLLGVGILTQIAQFFMTKSYQHEEVSKVSILNYVGLIYALLFGFFLFDETFNIATYMGMALVVVGVIANVVFKKKIAG is encoded by the coding sequence ATGAATCAAGTCCTGACTCCTGGAGTTCGTTACATGCTTTATGCCACGTTCACCTTCGCTTTGATGAAGGTATTCGTGAAAGCCATACCTCACATTCCTGCGATTGAAATTATCTTTTTTCGGGCTATTGTTTCCCTGGCGATCAGCTTCTATTTCCTGAAGAAACAGAAAGTGTCCATTTGGGGGAATAATAAACCCGTGTTGATTGCCCGGGGTGTTACTGGTTCTGTGGCGCTTATTTTATATTTCTACCTGTTACATGCCATTCCGCTAGCAACTGCTGCTACGTTGCAATATTTGGCTCCAATATTTACTACTGTATTGGGGGTTTTTATTGTGAAGGAAAAAGTAAATCCCTGGCAATGGGTCTTTTTTGCCATCAGTTTCGTGGGTGTGATGGTCGTGCAAGGTTTTGATGTTCGGATTTCGTACCTCCATTTAGGGATTGGTATTGCAACTTCCTTTTTCATGGGATTGGCTTACAATTTTGTGCGAAAACTTAACACCACAGAACACCCACTGGTGATCATATTGTACTTTCCTTTGGTTTTGCTACCTATAGGTGCAGTATGGTCTTATTTCGTTTGGGTCACACCTGTAGGTTGGGACTGGTTGATGCTGTTAGGGGTGGGGATACTTACACAAATAGCGCAGTTCTTCATGACCAAATCCTATCAGCATGAAGAAGTATCGAAAGTATCTATCCTCAATTACGTCGGTTTGATCTATGCTTTATTGTTTGGCTTTTTTCTATTTGATGAGACTTTCAATATTGCAACCTATATGGGAATGGCCCTGGTCGTTGTTGGGGTGATTGCCAATGTAGTGTTTAAGAAGAAAATTGCTGGGTAG
- a CDS encoding DUF6263 family protein, with amino-acid sequence MKKTTSYFAALLLFISAIQAQQKLQLNLKAGESYKQVTFNDASITQEIMGQSMEINLAVNSSMIFKVVNANRDDYDMEVSFESMKLSMGSMQATMEFDSENPEEGDAFSQIMSGVIGKSFNIKMSKSGKVLELSGIEAMWEAAFSDQNISAAEKAQIMTQLNQTYGSEAVKGNIEMVSAIFPEQKVSKGDQWTNEVNINSGMKGIAETTYTYEGKQGDQYQITGSGTIVTSEEGATINTNGMELTMDLKGTMESAISVDAGTGWIVQATINQKIDGAANMAGNAQMPNGLSIPMKIRNEMSITN; translated from the coding sequence ATGAAAAAAACTACAAGCTATTTCGCAGCATTGTTGCTGTTCATTTCAGCCATTCAGGCACAGCAAAAATTACAACTCAACTTAAAAGCAGGAGAATCTTACAAACAGGTAACTTTCAATGATGCTTCCATTACGCAGGAGATCATGGGACAGTCGATGGAGATCAACCTGGCAGTTAATAGTAGTATGATATTCAAAGTGGTCAATGCCAATCGGGATGATTACGATATGGAAGTATCATTCGAGAGCATGAAGTTGTCCATGGGATCCATGCAAGCCACCATGGAATTTGATTCTGAAAACCCAGAAGAAGGTGATGCATTCTCTCAGATCATGTCTGGTGTGATTGGAAAATCCTTCAACATTAAAATGTCCAAATCTGGCAAAGTATTAGAGCTTTCAGGCATTGAAGCCATGTGGGAAGCTGCCTTCTCTGATCAAAACATTTCTGCTGCAGAAAAAGCTCAAATCATGACACAACTCAACCAAACCTATGGTAGTGAGGCTGTCAAAGGCAACATTGAAATGGTTTCCGCCATCTTCCCGGAGCAAAAAGTAAGCAAAGGAGATCAATGGACCAATGAAGTGAATATCAACTCTGGTATGAAAGGGATTGCCGAGACTACTTATACGTATGAGGGCAAACAAGGAGATCAATATCAGATCACTGGCTCAGGAACGATCGTCACTTCAGAAGAAGGAGCAACCATCAATACCAATGGCATGGAATTAACCATGGACCTGAAAGGCACCATGGAATCAGCTATTTCAGTAGATGCCGGCACTGGCTGGATTGTTCAGGCTACGATCAATCAAAAAATTGACGGTGCTGCGAATATGGCTGGCAATGCGCAAATGCCAAACGGCCTTTCTATCCCAATGAAAATTCGGAATGAAATGAGCATTACGAACTGA
- the sucC gene encoding ADP-forming succinate--CoA ligase subunit beta → MNIHEYQAKEILKSYGVTIQNGIVADTPQKALEAAKELNAQTGTSWYVVKAQIHAGGRGKGKVQETGSNGVVLAKSLEEVEPKAEGILGGTLVTHQTGAAGKKVNKVLIAEDVYYPGESDPKEYYLSILLDRGTGQNVIMASTEGGMDIETVAEETPEKIIKEWVDPGVGLQGFQARKVAFALGLTGDAFKGMVKFIYSLYKAYVATDASQFEINPVLKTSDNKILAVDAKVNLDDNALYRHKDLVELRDITEEDPLEVEAGQSGLNYVKLDGNVGCMVNGAGLAMATMDIIKLSGGEPANFLDVGGGANAKTVEAGFRIILRDPNVKAILINIFGGIVRCDRVATGVVEAYKNIGNIEVPIIVRLQGTNAEEGAKIIEESGLEVTSAIVLKDAAEKVKEVLA, encoded by the coding sequence ATGAACATCCACGAATACCAGGCAAAAGAGATCCTGAAAAGTTACGGTGTTACCATCCAGAATGGGATCGTAGCAGACACCCCACAAAAGGCACTTGAGGCTGCCAAGGAACTGAACGCACAAACCGGAACAAGCTGGTATGTGGTGAAGGCTCAAATCCATGCGGGAGGCCGTGGGAAAGGAAAAGTTCAGGAAACTGGCTCTAATGGTGTTGTTTTGGCCAAAAGCCTGGAAGAAGTTGAACCTAAAGCAGAAGGCATTCTAGGCGGAACTTTGGTAACACACCAAACTGGCGCTGCTGGTAAAAAAGTAAATAAGGTATTGATCGCCGAGGATGTTTATTATCCTGGAGAGTCAGACCCAAAAGAATATTATCTTTCTATCCTGCTGGATCGTGGAACCGGTCAAAATGTGATCATGGCTTCTACCGAAGGCGGAATGGATATCGAGACAGTTGCCGAAGAAACCCCTGAAAAGATCATCAAAGAATGGGTGGATCCAGGTGTAGGGCTCCAAGGATTCCAGGCGCGTAAAGTTGCTTTTGCGCTGGGTCTGACAGGCGATGCTTTCAAAGGCATGGTGAAATTCATCTACTCCTTATATAAGGCGTACGTAGCAACGGATGCTTCTCAGTTTGAGATCAATCCAGTGTTGAAAACTTCAGACAACAAGATCCTGGCCGTAGATGCCAAGGTAAATCTGGATGACAATGCCCTTTACCGTCACAAGGATTTGGTGGAATTGAGAGACATCACCGAAGAAGATCCTTTGGAAGTAGAAGCTGGGCAATCTGGTTTGAACTATGTGAAACTTGATGGAAATGTAGGCTGTATGGTGAATGGTGCCGGACTGGCGATGGCGACCATGGACATCATCAAACTTTCAGGTGGCGAACCAGCCAACTTCCTGGATGTAGGAGGAGGAGCAAATGCCAAAACCGTAGAAGCAGGTTTCCGAATCATTTTGAGAGATCCTAATGTAAAAGCCATCCTGATCAACATCTTCGGTGGTATCGTTCGTTGCGACCGAGTGGCTACTGGTGTAGTAGAAGCTTACAAAAACATTGGCAACATTGAAGTACCGATCATTGTAAGACTTCAGGGAACCAACGCCGAGGAAGGTGCTAAAATCATTGAAGAATCAGGATTGGAAGTGACTTCAGCGATCGTATTGAAAGACGCAGCTGAAAAAGTCAAAGAAGTTCTGGCTTAA
- the ilvN gene encoding acetolactate synthase small subunit: protein MSNLIYSESSDEQQIKDYTLSVLTEDKSGLLNHITIIFTRRKINIVSLNVSVTEVPGLSRFSIVITSTRDQAEKVVKQIRKLIDVLGAFVYEDDEIYYQEIALYKVPTDIFLNGNTIENLVRNSGARILVIEKDHIVIEKTGHKEETHRLYKELEPYGLLEFVRSGRVAISKSKRKTEAFIKELEETRSNQLSIKDY from the coding sequence ATGAGTAACTTAATATACAGCGAAAGTAGCGACGAACAGCAAATCAAAGATTACACGCTATCCGTCCTGACGGAGGACAAATCCGGTCTTCTCAATCACATTACGATCATCTTCACCAGAAGGAAGATCAACATTGTTAGTCTCAATGTTTCTGTCACTGAGGTTCCTGGTTTGAGTCGATTCAGCATCGTCATTACCAGCACCAGAGATCAGGCCGAAAAGGTCGTAAAGCAGATCAGAAAACTCATAGATGTATTGGGAGCCTTCGTCTACGAAGATGACGAGATCTACTATCAGGAGATCGCATTGTACAAGGTACCTACGGACATTTTCCTCAATGGTAACACCATTGAAAACCTGGTCAGGAACAGTGGCGCGCGAATCCTCGTGATCGAAAAAGATCACATAGTAATTGAAAAAACGGGGCATAAAGAAGAAACCCATCGATTATACAAAGAATTGGAGCCTTATGGCTTGTTGGAGTTTGTCAGATCTGGTCGAGTGGCCATCTCAAAATCCAAACGTAAGACAGAGGCCTTCATCAAGGAACTGGAGGAGACCAGATCCAATCAATTAAGCATTAAAGATTATTAA
- a CDS encoding glycosyltransferase family 39 protein has product MLQRSNPRHLALWIIGISTLFRLYLAAFTGLSVGESYYWRGAQFLQLSYFDQPPLFLWLSGITIRLLDISNFALRLPAVLLFSGTSYLLYQIGARLFNPKVGLVALILLNISFVFTIPVASWFQPDAPLMFFWLMTTWGLIQVFFPKEPNGSSFKWWIFIGVALGFTTLSKYHALFLMASTFLFVVINPGQRRWLKHPGPYLALLITAIMLTPVLLWNAEHQWVSFNFQGSRAGGYQVDFTRLIRSIVGQMAWIAPWIWFPLIIVLFKTVRSTEPSQKESFLFWLAILPIVFFTFIAPFARIGFHFHWQAPGYLIAFLLLGNAVAKNLENNQRSTRKWLRSSIAITLVFTLLLTVHMTTGFWSAFGPKLVGEQFGNTTDPTMEGVDFTDIRKRFEQEGWLKNDNLFVATEKWWQTGKIDWPLRGEKDVLIFHPDPRNHAYFFEPKAWLGKDAIYVRYKKEDRPPSSHVVPFFESIKQLPDLPVIRYSKTELVMEVFYCKGFKIPAQARWDLPIYRRLLDQEPF; this is encoded by the coding sequence ATGCTGCAACGCTCCAACCCGCGCCATCTGGCATTGTGGATCATAGGGATATCTACCCTATTCAGGCTATACCTTGCCGCCTTTACTGGGTTAAGCGTAGGTGAATCCTATTATTGGCGAGGAGCCCAATTCTTGCAACTTTCCTATTTTGATCAACCGCCTCTCTTCTTGTGGCTAAGTGGTATCACTATCCGACTATTGGACATTTCCAATTTCGCCTTACGTCTTCCGGCGGTTTTATTATTTTCGGGCACTTCCTACCTACTTTATCAAATAGGTGCAAGATTATTTAACCCTAAAGTGGGCCTGGTAGCCTTGATTCTCCTCAACATCAGTTTTGTATTCACCATACCAGTAGCCTCATGGTTCCAACCAGATGCCCCCCTGATGTTCTTCTGGCTGATGACCACCTGGGGGTTGATTCAGGTCTTTTTCCCCAAGGAGCCAAATGGCTCATCTTTCAAGTGGTGGATATTCATCGGAGTTGCTTTGGGGTTCACCACACTCAGTAAGTACCATGCACTTTTCCTCATGGCGAGCACTTTTTTGTTTGTCGTGATCAATCCTGGTCAACGCAGGTGGTTAAAGCATCCTGGACCTTATTTAGCTTTGCTGATCACAGCCATTATGCTCACACCTGTTTTACTTTGGAACGCCGAGCATCAATGGGTTTCCTTCAATTTTCAGGGATCCAGAGCTGGCGGATATCAGGTGGATTTCACCAGACTCATTCGCAGTATTGTTGGCCAGATGGCCTGGATAGCCCCTTGGATCTGGTTTCCATTGATCATCGTCCTTTTTAAAACCGTCCGGAGTACTGAACCGAGTCAAAAGGAATCATTCCTATTTTGGTTGGCCATCTTACCCATTGTCTTTTTCACCTTCATCGCGCCCTTCGCAAGGATCGGATTTCATTTCCATTGGCAAGCACCAGGATACCTTATTGCATTCCTTTTATTAGGAAATGCTGTAGCCAAAAACCTGGAAAATAACCAGCGGAGTACCAGAAAATGGCTCCGTTCATCGATTGCCATCACTTTGGTCTTTACGCTGCTACTCACTGTCCATATGACCACTGGGTTTTGGAGCGCGTTCGGTCCAAAACTGGTTGGAGAACAATTTGGCAACACCACGGATCCAACCATGGAAGGAGTCGATTTTACGGATATCAGAAAACGTTTTGAGCAGGAAGGCTGGCTCAAAAATGACAACCTGTTTGTCGCTACCGAGAAATGGTGGCAAACCGGAAAAATTGACTGGCCGCTTCGAGGCGAAAAAGATGTACTCATCTTTCACCCTGACCCAAGAAACCACGCTTATTTTTTCGAGCCTAAGGCGTGGTTAGGTAAGGATGCCATCTATGTGCGTTACAAAAAAGAAGATAGGCCTCCCTCCTCTCATGTTGTTCCATTTTTTGAATCCATCAAGCAACTACCCGATCTACCAGTCATTCGCTATAGCAAAACAGAACTGGTCATGGAGGTATTCTACTGTAAAGGATTCAAGATCCCGGCACAAGCACGTTGGGATCTGCCGATCTATCGAAGGTTATTAGATCAGGAGCCTTTTTGA
- the ilvB gene encoding biosynthetic-type acetolactate synthase large subunit — MNTSTLSIEQKKMVEKRKMTGSEAVLQSLLEEGVETIFGYPGGAIMPIYDELYKFQDRLTHMLTRHEQGAAHAAQGFARVSGRTGVCFATSGPGATNLITGIADAQIDSTPIVCITGQVPSHLLGTDAFQETDVIGISMPVTKWNYQVTKPEEIPWAIARAFYIANSGRPGPVLIDITKDAQFGEMEYSYKKCEKIRSYHPYPILKEDKVAEAAALINEAKKPFLLIGQGVLISGAQEELKTFMEKTGIPAASTLMGLSAVPVDHPQYVGYLGMHGNYGPNIKTNECDLLIAVGMRFDDRVTGDLNKYAKQAKVIHIEIDPAEIDKNVKTDVAINADAKAALHGLIPLVEQRQHTDWIAEFKACDEKETEKVITNELFPTTDEIKMGEVIRLLSEKSEGKAIVVTDVGQHQMVTSRYYEFKDTRTNVTSGGLGTMGFALPAALGAKTGQPDKQVVAVIGDGGFQMTIQELATIFQYQIGVKVLILNNNFLGMVRQWQQLFFDKRYSSTELVNPDFQLIAQGYGIACNKVEARDDLSGAMDDFLNHEGPYLLEVVVEKEENVFPMVPSGASVSEIRLS; from the coding sequence ATGAACACTTCAACCTTATCGATCGAACAAAAGAAGATGGTAGAGAAAAGAAAAATGACGGGATCTGAGGCAGTGCTACAATCGCTGTTGGAAGAAGGTGTAGAGACAATCTTTGGGTATCCCGGTGGTGCCATCATGCCTATTTACGACGAGCTTTACAAATTTCAGGACCGACTTACGCACATGCTCACTCGCCACGAGCAGGGAGCAGCGCATGCCGCTCAGGGATTTGCCCGAGTCAGTGGAAGAACTGGGGTATGCTTTGCTACCTCTGGTCCAGGGGCTACTAACCTGATCACTGGGATTGCGGATGCACAGATCGATTCTACACCGATCGTCTGTATCACAGGCCAGGTGCCGTCTCACTTGTTAGGTACAGATGCATTTCAGGAAACAGATGTGATCGGAATCTCCATGCCAGTCACAAAATGGAATTATCAGGTAACCAAACCAGAAGAAATTCCATGGGCGATTGCCCGAGCGTTTTACATTGCCAATTCCGGGAGACCTGGACCAGTTCTGATCGACATCACGAAAGACGCGCAGTTTGGAGAGATGGAATATAGCTACAAAAAGTGCGAGAAGATCCGTAGCTACCACCCCTACCCGATCCTGAAGGAAGATAAAGTTGCTGAAGCCGCTGCGTTGATCAATGAAGCCAAAAAGCCTTTCTTATTGATCGGACAAGGTGTATTGATCTCAGGTGCTCAGGAAGAGCTAAAGACCTTCATGGAAAAAACCGGCATTCCTGCAGCAAGTACTCTAATGGGACTTTCTGCAGTGCCAGTGGATCATCCACAATATGTCGGGTATCTCGGTATGCATGGCAATTATGGTCCTAACATCAAGACCAATGAATGTGATCTGCTGATTGCTGTAGGCATGCGATTCGATGACCGTGTAACCGGAGACTTGAACAAGTATGCCAAGCAGGCAAAAGTCATACACATCGAAATCGACCCGGCAGAGATTGATAAGAATGTGAAAACAGATGTAGCCATCAATGCAGATGCAAAAGCTGCCCTTCACGGTTTGATTCCTTTAGTGGAGCAAAGACAGCATACCGATTGGATTGCTGAGTTTAAAGCATGTGACGAAAAAGAAACTGAAAAGGTCATCACCAATGAGCTTTTCCCGACGACAGATGAAATCAAAATGGGAGAAGTGATCCGATTACTTTCAGAGAAATCTGAAGGTAAGGCTATCGTTGTTACCGACGTAGGACAGCACCAAATGGTGACTAGCCGCTATTACGAGTTCAAAGACACGCGGACCAATGTTACTTCCGGAGGATTGGGCACCATGGGCTTTGCTTTGCCTGCCGCTTTAGGAGCAAAAACGGGACAACCTGATAAGCAGGTAGTAGCCGTCATTGGCGACGGAGGCTTCCAAATGACCATTCAGGAATTGGCGACGATCTTCCAATATCAAATTGGAGTCAAAGTGCTCATCCTCAATAACAATTTCCTTGGAATGGTGCGTCAGTGGCAGCAATTATTCTTTGACAAAAGGTATTCCTCCACAGAGCTGGTCAACCCTGACTTTCAGCTGATTGCTCAAGGGTATGGTATTGCTTGCAACAAAGTTGAGGCACGTGATGACTTATCCGGAGCCATGGATGATTTCTTGAACCATGAAGGCCCTTACTTACTCGAAGTAGTGGTAGAAAAAGAAGAAAATGTATTCCCAATGGTGCCTTCCGGGGCATCTGTTTCTGAGATCCGATTGTCCTAA
- a CDS encoding ABC transporter ATP-binding protein produces the protein MLKASNIHKSYGALQVLKGIDLEIHQKEVVSIVGASGAGKSTLLHILGTLDTADQGNVTLKNEQVTAMNPKKLAAFRNAEIGFIFQFHNLLPEFTAFENVAIPGYIGNRKDTEVENRAKELLVLLGLKDRMDHKPSELSGGEQQRVSVARALINNPSIVFADEPTGNLDSKNASELHDLFFELRDKLDQTFVIVTHNQELAGMTDRKIEIKDGLMLA, from the coding sequence ATGCTCAAGGCGTCTAATATCCACAAATCATACGGAGCTCTTCAGGTACTGAAGGGGATTGATCTTGAAATCCATCAAAAGGAGGTAGTAAGTATCGTTGGTGCTTCTGGTGCCGGTAAGAGTACCCTACTTCATATCTTAGGCACGCTGGATACGGCAGACCAGGGAAATGTGACCCTCAAAAATGAGCAGGTGACTGCCATGAACCCCAAGAAACTGGCGGCTTTCCGTAATGCAGAGATCGGTTTCATCTTTCAGTTCCATAATTTATTGCCGGAATTCACGGCCTTTGAGAATGTGGCTATTCCCGGCTACATCGGTAACAGAAAAGATACTGAGGTAGAAAATCGAGCGAAAGAACTACTGGTTTTGCTGGGGTTGAAAGATCGCATGGATCACAAACCTTCTGAGCTTTCCGGAGGGGAACAACAACGTGTTTCTGTGGCACGTGCTTTGATCAATAATCCATCCATTGTTTTTGCAGATGAACCTACTGGGAACCTGGATTCAAAGAATGCTTCAGAGCTTCACGATCTCTTTTTTGAATTGCGGGACAAATTGGATCAGACTTTTGTAATAGTGACGCACAATCAGGAGTTGGCAGGGATGACCGATCGTAAAATTGAGATCAAAGACGGATTGATGCTCGCATGA
- the ilvD gene encoding dihydroxy-acid dehydratase codes for MSTELNPFSKIITQDVSQPASQAQLYATGLTEEDMKKGQVGIVSTGFEGNPCNMHLNVLAHQVKKGVREADLVGLIFHTIGVSDGISNGTTGMKYSLMSRDIIADSIETVCNAQFYDALVTVVGCDKNMPGALMAMGRLNRPSLMVYGGTVKPGKWKNEDLNIVSAFEAYGKKLAGTIEDEDYKGIIQNAIPGPGACGGMYTANTMSSAIEAMGMSMPFSSSNPAESKDKQTESVSVGQAIKNLMEKNLRPKDIMTKAAFENAIKVIMVTGGSTNAVLHLIAMAKAVNVDITLDDFQRISDETPFIANLKPSGEYLMEDLHLVGGTPAVMKYMLKENYLDGSCMTVTGKTLEENLAAAPELKAGQNVILTFDKPIKKTGHLQILYGNLAPEGSVAKITGKEGEYFEGPARIYDDEFEAIEGIGKEVQKGEVIVIRQSGPKGAPGMPEMLKPTSAVMGAGLGKDVALITDGRFSGGSHGFVVGHITPESQEGGPLALLKDGDIISIDAVKNEMNVKLTDAEWAVRKAAWKQPPYKGEKGILRKYIKSVASASEGCVTDE; via the coding sequence ATGTCAACAGAACTTAACCCATTCAGTAAGATCATCACTCAGGATGTCAGTCAACCTGCGTCGCAAGCGCAGCTCTACGCCACCGGACTGACTGAAGAGGATATGAAAAAAGGCCAGGTAGGTATTGTAAGCACTGGCTTTGAAGGTAATCCCTGCAACATGCACCTGAACGTCTTGGCACATCAGGTAAAAAAAGGAGTCCGTGAAGCAGATCTGGTTGGTCTCATTTTCCATACCATTGGTGTTAGCGATGGTATTTCTAATGGTACTACCGGCATGAAATACTCACTCATGTCCAGGGATATCATTGCCGATTCCATCGAAACCGTATGTAATGCCCAATTCTATGATGCTCTGGTTACAGTCGTAGGATGTGACAAAAACATGCCTGGTGCACTCATGGCCATGGGTCGGCTCAACCGACCGAGTCTGATGGTTTATGGAGGAACCGTGAAACCGGGTAAGTGGAAAAATGAAGATCTGAATATCGTATCTGCTTTTGAAGCTTACGGGAAAAAACTAGCGGGTACGATTGAAGATGAAGATTATAAAGGCATCATTCAAAATGCCATTCCTGGTCCTGGCGCCTGCGGAGGCATGTATACGGCCAATACCATGTCTTCAGCCATTGAAGCCATGGGAATGAGCATGCCTTTTAGTTCCTCTAATCCTGCTGAAAGTAAGGACAAGCAAACCGAAAGTGTTTCCGTAGGTCAGGCCATCAAAAACCTGATGGAGAAGAACTTACGACCTAAGGACATCATGACTAAGGCCGCATTTGAAAATGCAATCAAAGTGATCATGGTTACCGGAGGAAGTACAAATGCCGTATTGCACCTCATTGCCATGGCAAAGGCAGTTAATGTGGACATTACACTGGATGACTTTCAGCGCATCAGTGATGAAACCCCTTTCATTGCTAATCTGAAGCCTAGCGGCGAATACTTGATGGAAGACCTGCATCTGGTCGGTGGTACCCCTGCAGTCATGAAGTACATGCTCAAAGAGAACTACCTGGATGGAAGTTGCATGACCGTAACAGGAAAAACACTGGAAGAAAATCTGGCGGCTGCTCCTGAATTAAAAGCCGGACAAAACGTGATCCTGACTTTTGACAAGCCGATCAAAAAAACAGGGCACTTACAGATTCTATATGGCAATCTGGCTCCTGAAGGTTCTGTAGCTAAAATCACGGGAAAAGAAGGAGAATACTTTGAAGGCCCTGCACGCATCTATGATGACGAGTTCGAGGCAATAGAGGGAATCGGTAAAGAAGTACAAAAAGGGGAAGTCATTGTCATTCGTCAGTCTGGCCCAAAAGGAGCTCCGGGCATGCCGGAAATGCTCAAGCCTACCAGCGCCGTAATGGGTGCCGGACTTGGAAAAGATGTGGCTTTGATAACCGATGGACGCTTTTCTGGGGGATCTCATGGGTTTGTCGTGGGACACATAACCCCAGAGTCTCAAGAAGGAGGACCGCTGGCCTTGCTTAAAGATGGTGACATCATCTCTATCGATGCAGTCAAAAACGAAATGAATGTAAAACTCACCGATGCGGAATGGGCGGTACGTAAAGCAGCATGGAAACAGCCTCCTTACAAAGGTGAGAAAGGAATATTGAGAAAATACATCAAGTCTGTGGCCTCGGCTTCAGAAGGATGTGTAACCGACGAGTAG
- the ilvE gene encoding branched-chain-amino-acid transaminase produces MYYTDDTIVFFDGNWIKARDAKTSLFDQALHYGTGVLEGIRSYRSEGSFKIFKAHSHFERLHRSAQKMHLKLPYSSEELTQIAYDLLEKNNLTDAYIRPLVYAGQDMMLKPTDEVHVFMAAWQWSKYNGLKPLEVMVSEYRKPSAKAIPIEAKVVGNYSSATLVSAQARHLGYDEALLLDANGNVAEGPVSNFFYEKDNVLYTPKKGNILPGITREYLIDLCKELDIRVVEKDIEVEELYDADQAFFCGTASEISKIHSINGEVMRGNWEDSASYNLHFIYQQRVRFDEFEGLPIL; encoded by the coding sequence ATGTACTACACAGACGATACCATAGTTTTCTTCGACGGCAATTGGATCAAAGCCAGAGATGCCAAAACAAGCCTTTTTGATCAGGCATTGCATTACGGCACAGGCGTACTGGAGGGTATAAGATCATACCGAAGCGAAGGATCGTTCAAAATCTTTAAAGCACACTCGCATTTCGAAAGGCTGCATCGTTCTGCACAGAAAATGCACTTGAAGCTTCCCTATTCTTCTGAAGAACTCACCCAGATCGCATATGATCTTTTGGAAAAGAACAATCTGACAGATGCATATATCCGCCCGTTGGTGTATGCAGGTCAGGACATGATGCTAAAGCCAACTGACGAAGTACATGTATTCATGGCAGCATGGCAATGGTCCAAATACAATGGATTGAAGCCTCTGGAAGTCATGGTATCGGAATACCGTAAACCAAGCGCTAAAGCCATTCCTATCGAAGCGAAGGTGGTGGGCAACTACTCCTCGGCAACACTGGTGTCAGCTCAGGCCAGGCATCTGGGCTATGATGAAGCACTTTTGCTGGATGCCAATGGGAATGTCGCTGAAGGGCCGGTAAGCAACTTCTTCTATGAAAAAGACAATGTGCTGTATACACCCAAAAAAGGGAATATACTCCCGGGTATTACACGAGAATACCTGATCGATCTGTGCAAAGAGCTTGACATTCGGGTCGTCGAAAAAGACATTGAAGTTGAAGAATTATACGATGCAGATCAAGCATTTTTCTGTGGTACAGCTTCTGAGATCAGTAAGATCCACTCTATCAATGGTGAAGTGATGCGAGGCAACTGGGAGGATTCAGCTTCCTACAACCTGCACTTCATCTACCAGCAACGTGTTCGATTCGATGAATTTGAAGGACTTCCAATCCTTTAA